One Vicia villosa cultivar HV-30 ecotype Madison, WI linkage group LG5, Vvil1.0, whole genome shotgun sequence genomic window, TATGTCCGTATATTAAAACTCACCATTGAATTGAAATCTATTATCATATGTCAACAAGGTGGATAAAAACTAACGTCTTAATTACAAAATTTTATGAAAaccgttaatttttttttttggagtaaaATGTGAAAAACCATGTGGTTTTTCAAAACTCTCTTAGCACAAGACCTAATAACAATGGTCTGCTTGATCCTATGCAAAATATCACCATCTGCATCCTTGTTGTTAAAAATTCTATCATTGCGCATTTGCCATACTTGATAAACAACTTCAGCAATGGCTAGCTTAAGGAGGCAGCGACGCCATCCTTTCTTTGCAGTTTCCATACATAACCATTTCTTCTCCTCCTCCCATCCCTTACAGCTTCGAGAATAGCCTATCCAGGCCATGACATGGTTCCAAATGTTACTGGTAAAGCTGCACAGGAAAAACAGGTGTTCGATACTTTCAGATTGCCCACAAAAGCTGCATTTTCCATCAGTATGAATATTGATCTTCAGTAATCTATCTTTGGATGGGAGCCGGTTTAGAATAGCAAGCCATAGAGTAAAACATGCCCTAGGTCTAGCATAATTTTGGATTAGAAGCTTTCTCCAAGATTGATTTTCATGCCTTCCTCTCAAATCCTTGTACATAGCATTAGTGTTGAATATGCTCTGCTGAACACTATCATTCCAATACTCACTCTGCATAGTAATATCTCGTACCTTAGCTATGTTCTTTAGTATCCACGAGCTAGTAGGCTTAGGTTCCCAATGCATTATGCTCCCCCCTTTCAGATAGTAGGCTCCAATCCACCTAATCCACAGTTTGTCCGATTTCATATGGAGGTTCCACAAAAGTTTCAGAATAGTGGCTTTGTTCCAATCTCTCAAGTAAGTCAGATTCAGACCACCTGCACTAGAAGGGAGACAAAcagatttattatatttttataaacacaaaatgtattgtttttaaaaatagaatatattatatttttattaaaaataaaatatagatttattaaaattttatattttaatttttgtaagatattatttaaacattttttatttgaaattttataaaaaaaattatttattgattattCATTTTagtatattattaaattattatttaaaaagtttattattaattatttttgtatttttattaattagtaattgtttttattaaaacaaaaattcTGACAAGTGAAAATTATGTGACAAATATGTGAAAACTGTTGAATTTTGTCAcctgaaaatcacgtggcaaattGTAAAGTAAAAATCACGTCTCAACTCTACCATTTTTTGATTTACCTGACCTGCAACAGATAAAAGTAAAAAGGCAGTGCAGTAGGTTGTGTCATGGTAATCACGTGGCAAAATGTTATGACATGAATATCATGTGACAAACTTGTGACGTGAAATTCACGTTGCAACAGTGCTGCCACACGAGCTCCTGCTACATGAATTTTCACGTCGCTAATTACTTGTTGTGACGTGAAAATTACGTGGGTACAAACGTTTTTTAGTATTGGACCACGACActaataataatttgaataaataaaaaattgagataATCATAAGTGTCAGTGCAGGAGTCTGATACCAACACGGACACAAACACGCTTTTTTTAAGGGGTGACAATGTTACATAACTCAGTAATATAtcacaaaattattttaattctagTTATAATGATCAAGTAGAATTTGATCCCCAAAAAATCACCATCTATATTATATTAACAAGAATtatcttctttgatttctttctCTTGAAGGATGCAAACTCCACAAATTTATTAAAGTTTAAGCAAATCCAAAAGCTCTTGAAGGTTCGTAGGGTGAGaacaatcaaattaaaattgTATTCTTTCTTTCCTAAATTATAAGATGTTTTGGACTTTTTCACATGAATtaagaaatataattattaagttatgGGAAACTGAAAAGATGTAGTATGACTTTACAAAAATATCTTTCAATAATTACAttgaaaaacaaaattgaaagaagaaagagaaataaaTAGGAGAGAGTATATTGGACAAAAAGTCATTAATAATGTATTGAGATTGTAAAGTGACTTATaatttgggatttttttttttttgacaaagtgACTTATAATTTGAAACAGAGGAAGTAGAAGATAGTAAAAATGAGAGTTTGAAAGTGACGGTGGTTACTGCTGCATTAAGCTTCTTGGCTAATTTTAAAGATGCACAATTGTTGCACGAAAATACAACAACACTATGTTCTCTTGCCAATCTTTAATTATGGAGAAATATAGGACCAAATATGAACACGTGCAACCCGACCTTAAAAAATCGGGGGCTTCATTATAAACTTTAATAAGTAATAGATTTTGGTTGGAGATGTTTGATAGATAGATTTCCATTAAAAAAATCGCTGATTAGAATAGGTGTTAGCTTGGACTTTGGTGTGTTTTGTGTCTTGAGGGTGAAGAAATGAGTCATCTTTTTAAGGATTGTTTCTTTTCTAGACTAGTTTGTCTTGATATTAGCTCTTGGCTGAGAATTAATGTGGTTTTGGGCGGGTTGAATTCTGTTATCTTTTTAGTTTGGTTGAGGGAATGTATAAATGTAGGTCTTCTCAAGGACTGTGCTTGTGGTATTTGATAAATGGTGGCGTAGTGTATTTGGAGGTATCAGAACAACATTATTTTCAATGGAGTTCTACCGTGCATTAAGAATTTGGGTTGGAATATCAAGATTAAAATTTGGAATGGTTGTGTGTAGGTAATGTTTCCTTATTCAAGTGTAacttttatgatttttgtaaaaatTTGGTGGGAAATCTAGGATAAGTTTCAGTTGGTGGAAAATCTTCCTTCTCTGAATTTTGTCCTTGGTTTTTGTAAGCGGGTTCGAATACCCCAATGTTCATTAATTATTGaatcttgcttataaaaaaaataatgtaaaCAACAACTAAATAGTTTTTCATTAAATGATATAGCCGGGCGGGAGAATAATCTTAACATCCAAAGTGCCTGAGTTCAACCCCTGCTTGttgtatttaaaattttgattttataataAACGGCTTtgactaatatgcataaggatttacttatgcaccatgcataagcctacataagttattggatcatgtttttaatccagtattgagtattgagtattgagtatgcacggtaactgcacccataATAAACCATAAAGCTTTGACGatttaattttataaacaaaacCTTAAGCCATTTATTTTcacaatttaattttataacaaaatcTTACAATATTAATTTCACATTTTGACTTTATAACAATAtctaaaaacaataattttattatttatattataacaaaaccttaaaaaatttactttttcattttataACAAAACTttatagcattaattttaattatattttataacaaaactttaaagtattaattttattttatattttcaataaAACAAATGCTTTTTTATATAATTCTTGTAAATTTACAATGGGCTTTCAagtcaatatttttaattttttaattttacaaaatcTTAATGCATTAATTTCGATTAAATTTTCAATGACAAAtgattttttctttatataaattaatttaaaaaatgaatcttgttga contains:
- the LOC131605496 gene encoding uncharacterized protein LOC131605496, producing the protein MHWEPKPTSSWILKNIAKVRDITMQSEYWNDSVQQSIFNTNAMYKDLRGRHENQSWRKLLIQNYARPRACFTLWLAILNRLPSKDRLLKINIHTDGKCSFCGQSESIEHLFFLCSFTSNIWNHVMAWIGYSRSCKGWEEEKKWLCMETAKKGWRRCLLKLAIAEVVYQVWQMRNDRIFNNKDADGDILHRIKQTIVIRSCAKRVLKNHMVFHILLQKKKLTVFIKFCN